In a genomic window of Siniperca chuatsi isolate FFG_IHB_CAS linkage group LG1, ASM2008510v1, whole genome shotgun sequence:
- the mns1 gene encoding meiosis-specific nuclear structural protein 1 isoform X6 — MSRNWTYSQQQRLMSQRRSQEQHRQQEARRVDRERQLQASLQDEESFERRRYLRQVQEELKERQMESALLKAEEERINREKQLEQEERMAKELARINYETQREEKMRQYIKENSMELRELESKLKSAYLNKERAAQIAEQEAMRFETMREEADFARKMKSENERTAGELQKLEQKRHEDLVQYQRELEQQLVERERRRQEAYEEFLKEKLMVDEVVRKIYEEDQMERQLKLEKVRATQQHIEEFKRQQAEWRRMEQEKMEAENRRIMEFASHQEHMEETRMAKIREREEAKEHLHKILSEKIEEERQQREEMERVREELCLEEQEEANRQRDIEEMEKKIRQRLMMQQTCQEQMAFKEMQRQAEKEEDEAFRKMMMAKFAEDDRIEQMNAQKRRMKQLEHKREVEKLMEDRRRRQQADMELEAKERAIEQEREALRRRIVEEERQRLLKRHATKLLGYLPKGLLREDDLEHFDEDFRKNFKTRQADIFSEDGWEGDE, encoded by the exons ATG AGTCGTAACTGGACGTACAGTCAGCAACAGAGGTTAATGTCTCAGCGCCGGAGTCAGGAGCAGCACAGGCAGCAGGAGGCCAGGCGTGTGGACCGGGAGAGGCAGCTGCAGGCCAGTCTGCAGGACGAGGAGAGCTTTGAGAGGAGGAGATACCTGCGACAGGTGCAGGAAGAACTCAAGGAGAGGCAAATGGAGAGCGCTCTGTTGAAG gcagaggaggagagaataaacagagaaaagcaacttGAACAAGAGGAGAGAATGGCTAAAGAGCTGGCCCGCATCAACTATGAGAcccaaagagaagagaaaatgaggCAGTATATTAAAGagaacag TATGGAGCTTCGAGAGTTGGAGTCCAAGCTGAAGTCTGCATATCTGAATAAGGAAAGAGCTGCACAGATTGCTGAGCAGGAAGCTATGAGGTTTGAGACGATG CGTGAGGAGGCAGACTTTGCTCGCAAGATGAAGAGCGAAAATGAGCGAACAGCTGGTGAGCTGCagaagctggagcagaaacGCCACGAGGATCTGGTGCAGTAtcagagagagctggagcagCAGCTTGTGGAGAGGGAGCGCAGGAGGCAAGAGGCGTACGAGGAGTTCCTCAAAGAGAAGCTCATGGTTGATGAGGTTGTCAGAAAGATTTACGAGGAGGATCAGAT GGAGAGACAACTGAAACTGGAGAAGGTCAGAGCCACTCAGCAGCACATTGAAGAATTCAAGAGACAGCAGGCCGAGTGGAGACGCATGGAGCAAGAAAAGATGGAGGCCGAGAACAGACGCATCATGGAGTTTGCAAGCCATCAAGAGCACATGGAGGAGACCAGAATGGCtaagatcagagagagagaagaagcaaAGGAGCATCTTCATAAAATA CTGTCTGAGAAGATTGAAGAGGAGAGGCAGCAGCGGGAAGAGATGGAGCGAGTCCGTGAGGAGCTTTGCTtagaagaacaagaagaggCTAACAGGCAGAGAGATATT gaagagatggagaagaAAATCAGACAGAGGCTGATGATGCAGCAGACCTGCCAGGAGCAGATGGCTTTCAAAGAGatgcagagacaggcagagaaagaggaagatgaggcCTTCAGGAAAATGATGATGGCTAAGTTTGCGGAGGACGATCGGATAGAGCAGATGAATGCCCAGAAACGACGCATGAAGCAACTTGAGCACAAACGCGAGGTGGAGAAACTGATGGAGGACAGAAGACGGCGGCAACAGGCTGACATG GAACTGGAGGCTAAAGAAAGAGCGATtgagcaggagagggaggcacTGCGAAGACGGATAGTTGAAGAAGAGAGGCAGCGACTTCTTAAACGTCACGCAACAAAACTCCTTGGATACCTTCCAAAG GGCTTGCTCCGTGAAGATGACCTAGAGCATTTTGATGAAGACTTCagaaaaaactttaaaacacgCCAGGCAGATATCTTCTCTGAAGACGGCTGGGAAGGCGATGagtaa
- the mns1 gene encoding meiosis-specific nuclear structural protein 1 isoform X1, whose product MSWQDVNRKRTGRSNSSGSSTLDLEVGDVTKKVKASKISSRNWTYSQQQRLMSQRRSQEQHRQQEARRVDRERQLQASLQDEESFERRRYLRQVQEELKERQMESALLKAEEERINREKQLEQEERMAKELARINYETQREEKMRQYIKENSMELRELESKLKSAYLNKERAAQIAEQEAMRFETMREEADFARKMKSENERTAGELQKLEQKRHEDLVQYQRELEQQLVERERRRQEAYEEFLKEKLMVDEVVRKIYEEDQMERQLKLEKVRATQQHIEEFKRQQAEWRRMEQEKMEAENRRIMEFASHQEHMEETRMAKIREREEAKEHLHKILSEKIEEERQQREEMERVREELCLEEQEEANRQRDIEEMEKKIRQRLMMQQTCQEQMAFKEMQRQAEKEEDEAFRKMMMAKFAEDDRIEQMNAQKRRMKQLEHKREVEKLMEDRRRRQQADMELEAKERAIEQEREALRRRIVEEERQRLLKRHATKLLGYLPKGLLREDDLEHFDEDFRKNFKTRQADIFSEDGWEGDE is encoded by the exons ATGTCATGGCAGGATGTAAATAGAAAGAGGACAGGTAGGAGCAACAGTTCAGGAAGTTCAACTTTGGATTTGGAGGTGGGCGACGTGACCAAAAAAGTGAAGGCTTCAAAGATAAGT AGTCGTAACTGGACGTACAGTCAGCAACAGAGGTTAATGTCTCAGCGCCGGAGTCAGGAGCAGCACAGGCAGCAGGAGGCCAGGCGTGTGGACCGGGAGAGGCAGCTGCAGGCCAGTCTGCAGGACGAGGAGAGCTTTGAGAGGAGGAGATACCTGCGACAGGTGCAGGAAGAACTCAAGGAGAGGCAAATGGAGAGCGCTCTGTTGAAG gcagaggaggagagaataaacagagaaaagcaacttGAACAAGAGGAGAGAATGGCTAAAGAGCTGGCCCGCATCAACTATGAGAcccaaagagaagagaaaatgaggCAGTATATTAAAGagaacag TATGGAGCTTCGAGAGTTGGAGTCCAAGCTGAAGTCTGCATATCTGAATAAGGAAAGAGCTGCACAGATTGCTGAGCAGGAAGCTATGAGGTTTGAGACGATG CGTGAGGAGGCAGACTTTGCTCGCAAGATGAAGAGCGAAAATGAGCGAACAGCTGGTGAGCTGCagaagctggagcagaaacGCCACGAGGATCTGGTGCAGTAtcagagagagctggagcagCAGCTTGTGGAGAGGGAGCGCAGGAGGCAAGAGGCGTACGAGGAGTTCCTCAAAGAGAAGCTCATGGTTGATGAGGTTGTCAGAAAGATTTACGAGGAGGATCAGAT GGAGAGACAACTGAAACTGGAGAAGGTCAGAGCCACTCAGCAGCACATTGAAGAATTCAAGAGACAGCAGGCCGAGTGGAGACGCATGGAGCAAGAAAAGATGGAGGCCGAGAACAGACGCATCATGGAGTTTGCAAGCCATCAAGAGCACATGGAGGAGACCAGAATGGCtaagatcagagagagagaagaagcaaAGGAGCATCTTCATAAAATA CTGTCTGAGAAGATTGAAGAGGAGAGGCAGCAGCGGGAAGAGATGGAGCGAGTCCGTGAGGAGCTTTGCTtagaagaacaagaagaggCTAACAGGCAGAGAGATATT gaagagatggagaagaAAATCAGACAGAGGCTGATGATGCAGCAGACCTGCCAGGAGCAGATGGCTTTCAAAGAGatgcagagacaggcagagaaagaggaagatgaggcCTTCAGGAAAATGATGATGGCTAAGTTTGCGGAGGACGATCGGATAGAGCAGATGAATGCCCAGAAACGACGCATGAAGCAACTTGAGCACAAACGCGAGGTGGAGAAACTGATGGAGGACAGAAGACGGCGGCAACAGGCTGACATG GAACTGGAGGCTAAAGAAAGAGCGATtgagcaggagagggaggcacTGCGAAGACGGATAGTTGAAGAAGAGAGGCAGCGACTTCTTAAACGTCACGCAACAAAACTCCTTGGATACCTTCCAAAG GGCTTGCTCCGTGAAGATGACCTAGAGCATTTTGATGAAGACTTCagaaaaaactttaaaacacgCCAGGCAGATATCTTCTCTGAAGACGGCTGGGAAGGCGATGagtaa
- the mns1 gene encoding meiosis-specific nuclear structural protein 1 isoform X2 gives MLSEFPQLLRLFHRHHVHYLGAATYRQLTGKSSSGCAMSRNWTYSQQQRLMSQRRSQEQHRQQEARRVDRERQLQASLQDEESFERRRYLRQVQEELKERQMESALLKAEEERINREKQLEQEERMAKELARINYETQREEKMRQYIKENSMELRELESKLKSAYLNKERAAQIAEQEAMRFETMREEADFARKMKSENERTAGELQKLEQKRHEDLVQYQRELEQQLVERERRRQEAYEEFLKEKLMVDEVVRKIYEEDQMERQLKLEKVRATQQHIEEFKRQQAEWRRMEQEKMEAENRRIMEFASHQEHMEETRMAKIREREEAKEHLHKILSEKIEEERQQREEMERVREELCLEEQEEANRQRDIEEMEKKIRQRLMMQQTCQEQMAFKEMQRQAEKEEDEAFRKMMMAKFAEDDRIEQMNAQKRRMKQLEHKREVEKLMEDRRRRQQADMELEAKERAIEQEREALRRRIVEEERQRLLKRHATKLLGYLPKGLLREDDLEHFDEDFRKNFKTRQADIFSEDGWEGDE, from the exons ATGCTGTCTGAG TTTCCACAGTTACTCCGGTTGTTCCACCGTCACCATGTCCACTACCTGGGGGCAGCTACCTACCGACAGCTAACGGGGAAATCCTCTTCTGGTTGCGCAATG AGTCGTAACTGGACGTACAGTCAGCAACAGAGGTTAATGTCTCAGCGCCGGAGTCAGGAGCAGCACAGGCAGCAGGAGGCCAGGCGTGTGGACCGGGAGAGGCAGCTGCAGGCCAGTCTGCAGGACGAGGAGAGCTTTGAGAGGAGGAGATACCTGCGACAGGTGCAGGAAGAACTCAAGGAGAGGCAAATGGAGAGCGCTCTGTTGAAG gcagaggaggagagaataaacagagaaaagcaacttGAACAAGAGGAGAGAATGGCTAAAGAGCTGGCCCGCATCAACTATGAGAcccaaagagaagagaaaatgaggCAGTATATTAAAGagaacag TATGGAGCTTCGAGAGTTGGAGTCCAAGCTGAAGTCTGCATATCTGAATAAGGAAAGAGCTGCACAGATTGCTGAGCAGGAAGCTATGAGGTTTGAGACGATG CGTGAGGAGGCAGACTTTGCTCGCAAGATGAAGAGCGAAAATGAGCGAACAGCTGGTGAGCTGCagaagctggagcagaaacGCCACGAGGATCTGGTGCAGTAtcagagagagctggagcagCAGCTTGTGGAGAGGGAGCGCAGGAGGCAAGAGGCGTACGAGGAGTTCCTCAAAGAGAAGCTCATGGTTGATGAGGTTGTCAGAAAGATTTACGAGGAGGATCAGAT GGAGAGACAACTGAAACTGGAGAAGGTCAGAGCCACTCAGCAGCACATTGAAGAATTCAAGAGACAGCAGGCCGAGTGGAGACGCATGGAGCAAGAAAAGATGGAGGCCGAGAACAGACGCATCATGGAGTTTGCAAGCCATCAAGAGCACATGGAGGAGACCAGAATGGCtaagatcagagagagagaagaagcaaAGGAGCATCTTCATAAAATA CTGTCTGAGAAGATTGAAGAGGAGAGGCAGCAGCGGGAAGAGATGGAGCGAGTCCGTGAGGAGCTTTGCTtagaagaacaagaagaggCTAACAGGCAGAGAGATATT gaagagatggagaagaAAATCAGACAGAGGCTGATGATGCAGCAGACCTGCCAGGAGCAGATGGCTTTCAAAGAGatgcagagacaggcagagaaagaggaagatgaggcCTTCAGGAAAATGATGATGGCTAAGTTTGCGGAGGACGATCGGATAGAGCAGATGAATGCCCAGAAACGACGCATGAAGCAACTTGAGCACAAACGCGAGGTGGAGAAACTGATGGAGGACAGAAGACGGCGGCAACAGGCTGACATG GAACTGGAGGCTAAAGAAAGAGCGATtgagcaggagagggaggcacTGCGAAGACGGATAGTTGAAGAAGAGAGGCAGCGACTTCTTAAACGTCACGCAACAAAACTCCTTGGATACCTTCCAAAG GGCTTGCTCCGTGAAGATGACCTAGAGCATTTTGATGAAGACTTCagaaaaaactttaaaacacgCCAGGCAGATATCTTCTCTGAAGACGGCTGGGAAGGCGATGagtaa
- the mns1 gene encoding meiosis-specific nuclear structural protein 1 isoform X3, whose protein sequence is MSPQTPDLKTPYTAKYRVGGGRCIEEEQSRNWTYSQQQRLMSQRRSQEQHRQQEARRVDRERQLQASLQDEESFERRRYLRQVQEELKERQMESALLKAEEERINREKQLEQEERMAKELARINYETQREEKMRQYIKENSMELRELESKLKSAYLNKERAAQIAEQEAMRFETMREEADFARKMKSENERTAGELQKLEQKRHEDLVQYQRELEQQLVERERRRQEAYEEFLKEKLMVDEVVRKIYEEDQMERQLKLEKVRATQQHIEEFKRQQAEWRRMEQEKMEAENRRIMEFASHQEHMEETRMAKIREREEAKEHLHKILSEKIEEERQQREEMERVREELCLEEQEEANRQRDIEEMEKKIRQRLMMQQTCQEQMAFKEMQRQAEKEEDEAFRKMMMAKFAEDDRIEQMNAQKRRMKQLEHKREVEKLMEDRRRRQQADMELEAKERAIEQEREALRRRIVEEERQRLLKRHATKLLGYLPKGLLREDDLEHFDEDFRKNFKTRQADIFSEDGWEGDE, encoded by the exons atgtcgccacagacaccagatttaaaaacgcCGTATACTGCCAAATACAGAGTGGGAGGAGGGCGGTGCATCGAGGAAGAGCAG AGTCGTAACTGGACGTACAGTCAGCAACAGAGGTTAATGTCTCAGCGCCGGAGTCAGGAGCAGCACAGGCAGCAGGAGGCCAGGCGTGTGGACCGGGAGAGGCAGCTGCAGGCCAGTCTGCAGGACGAGGAGAGCTTTGAGAGGAGGAGATACCTGCGACAGGTGCAGGAAGAACTCAAGGAGAGGCAAATGGAGAGCGCTCTGTTGAAG gcagaggaggagagaataaacagagaaaagcaacttGAACAAGAGGAGAGAATGGCTAAAGAGCTGGCCCGCATCAACTATGAGAcccaaagagaagagaaaatgaggCAGTATATTAAAGagaacag TATGGAGCTTCGAGAGTTGGAGTCCAAGCTGAAGTCTGCATATCTGAATAAGGAAAGAGCTGCACAGATTGCTGAGCAGGAAGCTATGAGGTTTGAGACGATG CGTGAGGAGGCAGACTTTGCTCGCAAGATGAAGAGCGAAAATGAGCGAACAGCTGGTGAGCTGCagaagctggagcagaaacGCCACGAGGATCTGGTGCAGTAtcagagagagctggagcagCAGCTTGTGGAGAGGGAGCGCAGGAGGCAAGAGGCGTACGAGGAGTTCCTCAAAGAGAAGCTCATGGTTGATGAGGTTGTCAGAAAGATTTACGAGGAGGATCAGAT GGAGAGACAACTGAAACTGGAGAAGGTCAGAGCCACTCAGCAGCACATTGAAGAATTCAAGAGACAGCAGGCCGAGTGGAGACGCATGGAGCAAGAAAAGATGGAGGCCGAGAACAGACGCATCATGGAGTTTGCAAGCCATCAAGAGCACATGGAGGAGACCAGAATGGCtaagatcagagagagagaagaagcaaAGGAGCATCTTCATAAAATA CTGTCTGAGAAGATTGAAGAGGAGAGGCAGCAGCGGGAAGAGATGGAGCGAGTCCGTGAGGAGCTTTGCTtagaagaacaagaagaggCTAACAGGCAGAGAGATATT gaagagatggagaagaAAATCAGACAGAGGCTGATGATGCAGCAGACCTGCCAGGAGCAGATGGCTTTCAAAGAGatgcagagacaggcagagaaagaggaagatgaggcCTTCAGGAAAATGATGATGGCTAAGTTTGCGGAGGACGATCGGATAGAGCAGATGAATGCCCAGAAACGACGCATGAAGCAACTTGAGCACAAACGCGAGGTGGAGAAACTGATGGAGGACAGAAGACGGCGGCAACAGGCTGACATG GAACTGGAGGCTAAAGAAAGAGCGATtgagcaggagagggaggcacTGCGAAGACGGATAGTTGAAGAAGAGAGGCAGCGACTTCTTAAACGTCACGCAACAAAACTCCTTGGATACCTTCCAAAG GGCTTGCTCCGTGAAGATGACCTAGAGCATTTTGATGAAGACTTCagaaaaaactttaaaacacgCCAGGCAGATATCTTCTCTGAAGACGGCTGGGAAGGCGATGagtaa
- the mns1 gene encoding meiosis-specific nuclear structural protein 1 isoform X7 produces MSQRRSQEQHRQQEARRVDRERQLQASLQDEESFERRRYLRQVQEELKERQMESALLKAEEERINREKQLEQEERMAKELARINYETQREEKMRQYIKENSMELRELESKLKSAYLNKERAAQIAEQEAMRFETMREEADFARKMKSENERTAGELQKLEQKRHEDLVQYQRELEQQLVERERRRQEAYEEFLKEKLMVDEVVRKIYEEDQMERQLKLEKVRATQQHIEEFKRQQAEWRRMEQEKMEAENRRIMEFASHQEHMEETRMAKIREREEAKEHLHKILSEKIEEERQQREEMERVREELCLEEQEEANRQRDIEEMEKKIRQRLMMQQTCQEQMAFKEMQRQAEKEEDEAFRKMMMAKFAEDDRIEQMNAQKRRMKQLEHKREVEKLMEDRRRRQQADMELEAKERAIEQEREALRRRIVEEERQRLLKRHATKLLGYLPKGLLREDDLEHFDEDFRKNFKTRQADIFSEDGWEGDE; encoded by the exons ATGTCTCAGCGCCGGAGTCAGGAGCAGCACAGGCAGCAGGAGGCCAGGCGTGTGGACCGGGAGAGGCAGCTGCAGGCCAGTCTGCAGGACGAGGAGAGCTTTGAGAGGAGGAGATACCTGCGACAGGTGCAGGAAGAACTCAAGGAGAGGCAAATGGAGAGCGCTCTGTTGAAG gcagaggaggagagaataaacagagaaaagcaacttGAACAAGAGGAGAGAATGGCTAAAGAGCTGGCCCGCATCAACTATGAGAcccaaagagaagagaaaatgaggCAGTATATTAAAGagaacag TATGGAGCTTCGAGAGTTGGAGTCCAAGCTGAAGTCTGCATATCTGAATAAGGAAAGAGCTGCACAGATTGCTGAGCAGGAAGCTATGAGGTTTGAGACGATG CGTGAGGAGGCAGACTTTGCTCGCAAGATGAAGAGCGAAAATGAGCGAACAGCTGGTGAGCTGCagaagctggagcagaaacGCCACGAGGATCTGGTGCAGTAtcagagagagctggagcagCAGCTTGTGGAGAGGGAGCGCAGGAGGCAAGAGGCGTACGAGGAGTTCCTCAAAGAGAAGCTCATGGTTGATGAGGTTGTCAGAAAGATTTACGAGGAGGATCAGAT GGAGAGACAACTGAAACTGGAGAAGGTCAGAGCCACTCAGCAGCACATTGAAGAATTCAAGAGACAGCAGGCCGAGTGGAGACGCATGGAGCAAGAAAAGATGGAGGCCGAGAACAGACGCATCATGGAGTTTGCAAGCCATCAAGAGCACATGGAGGAGACCAGAATGGCtaagatcagagagagagaagaagcaaAGGAGCATCTTCATAAAATA CTGTCTGAGAAGATTGAAGAGGAGAGGCAGCAGCGGGAAGAGATGGAGCGAGTCCGTGAGGAGCTTTGCTtagaagaacaagaagaggCTAACAGGCAGAGAGATATT gaagagatggagaagaAAATCAGACAGAGGCTGATGATGCAGCAGACCTGCCAGGAGCAGATGGCTTTCAAAGAGatgcagagacaggcagagaaagaggaagatgaggcCTTCAGGAAAATGATGATGGCTAAGTTTGCGGAGGACGATCGGATAGAGCAGATGAATGCCCAGAAACGACGCATGAAGCAACTTGAGCACAAACGCGAGGTGGAGAAACTGATGGAGGACAGAAGACGGCGGCAACAGGCTGACATG GAACTGGAGGCTAAAGAAAGAGCGATtgagcaggagagggaggcacTGCGAAGACGGATAGTTGAAGAAGAGAGGCAGCGACTTCTTAAACGTCACGCAACAAAACTCCTTGGATACCTTCCAAAG GGCTTGCTCCGTGAAGATGACCTAGAGCATTTTGATGAAGACTTCagaaaaaactttaaaacacgCCAGGCAGATATCTTCTCTGAAGACGGCTGGGAAGGCGATGagtaa
- the mns1 gene encoding meiosis-specific nuclear structural protein 1 isoform X4, whose amino-acid sequence MLSESRNWTYSQQQRLMSQRRSQEQHRQQEARRVDRERQLQASLQDEESFERRRYLRQVQEELKERQMESALLKAEEERINREKQLEQEERMAKELARINYETQREEKMRQYIKENSMELRELESKLKSAYLNKERAAQIAEQEAMRFETMREEADFARKMKSENERTAGELQKLEQKRHEDLVQYQRELEQQLVERERRRQEAYEEFLKEKLMVDEVVRKIYEEDQMERQLKLEKVRATQQHIEEFKRQQAEWRRMEQEKMEAENRRIMEFASHQEHMEETRMAKIREREEAKEHLHKILSEKIEEERQQREEMERVREELCLEEQEEANRQRDIEEMEKKIRQRLMMQQTCQEQMAFKEMQRQAEKEEDEAFRKMMMAKFAEDDRIEQMNAQKRRMKQLEHKREVEKLMEDRRRRQQADMELEAKERAIEQEREALRRRIVEEERQRLLKRHATKLLGYLPKGLLREDDLEHFDEDFRKNFKTRQADIFSEDGWEGDE is encoded by the exons ATGCTGTCTGAG AGTCGTAACTGGACGTACAGTCAGCAACAGAGGTTAATGTCTCAGCGCCGGAGTCAGGAGCAGCACAGGCAGCAGGAGGCCAGGCGTGTGGACCGGGAGAGGCAGCTGCAGGCCAGTCTGCAGGACGAGGAGAGCTTTGAGAGGAGGAGATACCTGCGACAGGTGCAGGAAGAACTCAAGGAGAGGCAAATGGAGAGCGCTCTGTTGAAG gcagaggaggagagaataaacagagaaaagcaacttGAACAAGAGGAGAGAATGGCTAAAGAGCTGGCCCGCATCAACTATGAGAcccaaagagaagagaaaatgaggCAGTATATTAAAGagaacag TATGGAGCTTCGAGAGTTGGAGTCCAAGCTGAAGTCTGCATATCTGAATAAGGAAAGAGCTGCACAGATTGCTGAGCAGGAAGCTATGAGGTTTGAGACGATG CGTGAGGAGGCAGACTTTGCTCGCAAGATGAAGAGCGAAAATGAGCGAACAGCTGGTGAGCTGCagaagctggagcagaaacGCCACGAGGATCTGGTGCAGTAtcagagagagctggagcagCAGCTTGTGGAGAGGGAGCGCAGGAGGCAAGAGGCGTACGAGGAGTTCCTCAAAGAGAAGCTCATGGTTGATGAGGTTGTCAGAAAGATTTACGAGGAGGATCAGAT GGAGAGACAACTGAAACTGGAGAAGGTCAGAGCCACTCAGCAGCACATTGAAGAATTCAAGAGACAGCAGGCCGAGTGGAGACGCATGGAGCAAGAAAAGATGGAGGCCGAGAACAGACGCATCATGGAGTTTGCAAGCCATCAAGAGCACATGGAGGAGACCAGAATGGCtaagatcagagagagagaagaagcaaAGGAGCATCTTCATAAAATA CTGTCTGAGAAGATTGAAGAGGAGAGGCAGCAGCGGGAAGAGATGGAGCGAGTCCGTGAGGAGCTTTGCTtagaagaacaagaagaggCTAACAGGCAGAGAGATATT gaagagatggagaagaAAATCAGACAGAGGCTGATGATGCAGCAGACCTGCCAGGAGCAGATGGCTTTCAAAGAGatgcagagacaggcagagaaagaggaagatgaggcCTTCAGGAAAATGATGATGGCTAAGTTTGCGGAGGACGATCGGATAGAGCAGATGAATGCCCAGAAACGACGCATGAAGCAACTTGAGCACAAACGCGAGGTGGAGAAACTGATGGAGGACAGAAGACGGCGGCAACAGGCTGACATG GAACTGGAGGCTAAAGAAAGAGCGATtgagcaggagagggaggcacTGCGAAGACGGATAGTTGAAGAAGAGAGGCAGCGACTTCTTAAACGTCACGCAACAAAACTCCTTGGATACCTTCCAAAG GGCTTGCTCCGTGAAGATGACCTAGAGCATTTTGATGAAGACTTCagaaaaaactttaaaacacgCCAGGCAGATATCTTCTCTGAAGACGGCTGGGAAGGCGATGagtaa